A window of the Oryza brachyantha chromosome 5, ObraRS2, whole genome shotgun sequence genome harbors these coding sequences:
- the LOC107304230 gene encoding uncharacterized protein At5g19025-like produces MLRPFPSSTNRAAAVAVAVAPCPPAMPHPSSSASSRSTGGAGGGGHQVPSVYPPAAPACRHTPSSATLDLLILLLVLFSVAFLLGSSLAHVSRSLSPLLASPPAAAVIAAGSAAMPYLGAAAALAWATFLSCGRLPRRRCRNPRCRGLVKALEFDVQLQTEESVRAGTGSSGGGGGGTGADAAMWREIEALPWKGGQGGNNPDYECLRAELRRMAPPNGRAVLLFRNRCGCPIAKLEGWGVPKSKRRSKRNTLGLPADGGVR; encoded by the coding sequence aTGCTCCGGCCATTCCCCTCCTCCAccaaccgcgccgccgccgtcgccgtcgccgtcgccccctgCCCCCCGGCGATGCCCCacccgtcctcctccgcctcgtcccGGTCCacgggcggcgcgggcggaggagggcacCAGGTGCCGTCGGTCtacccgccggcggcgccggcttgCAGGCacacgccgtcgtcggcgacgcTCGATCTCCTCATCCtgctgctcgtgctcttctcgGTGGCGTTCCTGCTCGGCTCGTCGCTCGCGCACGTCTCGCGCTCGCTCTCCCCGctgctcgcctcgccgccggccgccgcggtgaTCGCCGCCGGCTCTGCCGCGATGCCCTAcctcggcgcggcggcggcgctcgcctGGGCGACGTTCCTCTCCTGCGGCCGCCTcccgcgccggcgctgccgcAACCCGCGGTGCCGGGGCCTCGTCAAGGCGCTGGAGTTCGATGTCCAGCTCCAGACCGAGGAGTCCGTGCGCGCCGGCAccgggagcagcggcggcggcggcggcggcaccggcgccgacgccgccatgTGGCGCGAGATCGAGGCGCTGCCGTGGAAGGGCGGGCAGGGTGGGAACAACCCGGATTACGAGTGCCTCCGCGCGGAGCTACGCCGGATGGCGCCACCAAACGGCCGCGCCGTCCTTCTCTTCCGCAACCGGTGTGGGTGCCCTATTGCTAAGCTGGAGGGCTGGGGTGTTCCCAAGAGCAAGCGCCGGAGCAAGAG